From the Bacillus horti genome, the window TTTCCCCCACTCAGGAGTTGGTGGCTGTGCTCCTAAGCCCAAAAATCCTAAGGCAGCCGCTTCTAGAATAGCTGTACCGAATCCTAATGTTGCCTGTACAATGATTGGAGCCAAGCTATTAGGGAGAATGTGTTGAAAGATGATTCGACCATGGCGCATCCCTTGGGCTTTCGCTGCCATAATAAATTCCTCTTCCTTTATGCTTAGTACTTTTGATCGTACCAGCCTTCCAAACACAGGTATATTAACAATCGCAATGGCTATTAATGCATTCTCCAGAGAAGGTCCTAGAATAGCTACAATAGCAATAGCCAATAGTATCCCTGGGAAAGCTAATAAAATATCAAAAATACGTGAGATAAAAATATCCGTCCACCGTCCGAAATAACCTGCTAGTAGCCCTAAGAACGTCCCGAAAAGAGCTGCGCCAGTAACAGCTACAAATCCAACCCATAAGGATATCCTCGCTCCATATGCAATTCTAGTAAACATATCTCTCCCGAAATCGTCTGTCCCAAACCAATGTTCATTTGACGGAGGTTGAAGGCGATTAACCATTTCCTGCTTATCATACGTATAGCTTGATAACAAAGGAGCCGTTATGGCCACAAGGACAAAAAATAGAATAATCCCGGCTCCTATAAGAGCAAGCTTATTTTTCTTTAAGGAGCGGTACGCATCTCTCCAAGGTGAAGAGGCTTTTTCCATATCCTGTTTAGGCTGTGGAGTGGAAGCTGGATCTATGTGTACAGTTGCCATAATATCACCTCTTATTTATAGTTAATCCTTGGATCGATATAGGAATACAGCAGGTCAACAATCAGATTAATGACAACGAATATAAACGCAACAACTAGAATACCTGACTGAATAACAGGATAATCTCGAAACATAATAGCCTCGTAGATGTACCGACCTAATCCAGGCCAGGCAAAGATCGTCTCTGTTAATATTGCTCCTCCTAAAAGAGAACCCATTTGTAAACCCACCACAGTAAGAACAGGAATCATAGCATTTCTGAGCCCATGCTTATAGATAACTAAGAACTGATGAGCTCCTTTTGATTTTGCCGTTCTGATATAGTCTGAGCGTAAAACCTCAAGCATACTTGAACGAGTCATACGAGCAATGATGGCCATTGGAATCGTTCCAAGAGCAACTCCAGGTAAGATTAAATGCTTTAAGGCCACTTGAAATTGATCAAACCTACCACTTAATAATGAATCTATTAAATTGAAATGGGTGACAGAAGTAATTGGATCTCTAGCATTTTCTCGGCCGAATGCAGGCAACCAGCCTAGCTCTTGAGCGAAAACCCACTGCTCCATTAAGCCTAGCCAAAAAATAGGCATAGACACACCAATTAAAGCGATAATCATACAGACATAGTCAAATATTGAATTCTGTTTCCATGCACTAATAATTCCCGCGTTCACTCCTACAATAATGGCAAACAGCATACTAAACATCGTTAATTCGACGGTAGCCGCAATAAATGGTTTTATTTCCTCGGCAATGGCTTTTCTTGAACGTAAAGAATCTCCTAGGTCGCCTTGGAGTAAACCTTTCACATAGAGACCATATTGTTCGTAAAGTGGTTTATTTAGGCCTAGGTTTTGTTCAAATTCTTCGATCGCTTGAGGTGTAGCTTGATCTCCTAAAATGGTCAGAGCTGGATTGCCAGGGATAAAATAAATAATGGCAAATGTGATAATGGTCATCCCAAATAAAACAGGAAGGAGCATTAGAATCCTTCTTACCGTGTACGCTAACATGATTCCACCTCAATTTCTTCGATGAGCTATATCAAAACAGATAATTTATTATGTATAAAAGGGGGTAGTAGAGAGGAATGCTCTACTACCCTTCTTCCCATCACTGGAGTCATTAGATCTAAAAACACTCTAACCTTCTACTTTCTTTGCTTGCTTTCTATACGAAATATTCTTACTCTCTCCATCCCATTAATATGGGATTACTACAATCAATTTGCTAAATCAACGTTAGCTAAAGATTCACTTGTTGATGGATGAGGAACATAGTTCAGCACATTACTGCTACTCGCTAAAACAGGTCTGTTATGAACAAGTGGAATCCATGGAGCCTCATTATGAATAATTTCTAGAGCTTCTTGATACATATCATCTCTCGCTTGCTCATCGATCTCTTCAATGGCCCGCGTAAACAGATCTGAAACAACTTCATTACGATAGAATGTTCTATTCCCACCTGGAATGGCACTAATACTAAGAAGGTTATTTACAAAGTAATCTGGATCACCGTTAGTACCTGACCAACCAAGCATAAATACGTCTTGTAGACCTTGAACCAATTCCTCCTGATACGTAGCCCATTCTCTTGTTACAATATTAGCTTTCAAACCAACATTAGCGAAGTCTGCCTGAAGTGCTTCAGCAGCCTTTTGTGGATCTGGCATATAAGGACGTGCAACTGGCATTGTCCAAAGATCAAACTCAAAGCCATCCGGATATCCCGCTTCAGCCAGCAATTCCTTAGCTCTTTCTGGATCGTACGCATACTCCTCAATAGAGTCGTTATACCCTAGATACCCTGGTGGTAGAGGATTCTTAGCTGTTTCAGCTAAATTTCCGTATAGCCCTACTATTAAGGCTTCTTTATTTACAGCGTGATTTAAAGCAATACGTACCTTTGGATCAGTAAATGGCTCCTTCTCTGTGTTAAATCCAAGATATCCAACATTATTTGGTAAACGCTCGTATAATGTTAAATTAGCATCTGATTCAACACTTGATACATCATCTGGATTTAATCCATCCATCAAATCGATATCCCCTGAACGTAACGCTGTTAATCGCGCTGAGTTATCAGGAATAACTTGGAATATAACCGTATCTAGAATAGGTTGTCCTTGCTTCCAATAGTTAGGGTTCTTATCTAACGTAATTGATTCGTTTTTCTTCCAATCCCTAAAGACAAACGGTCCTGTCCCAACTGGATTTTCAATAACGTCTGATCCATAGTCCGCAAAGCTTTGCGGTGAAGCAATACTAAAGGCAGACATAGCAAGCTTTTTCAAGAAACCAGCATTCTTTTTATTTAGAACAAACTCAATGGTAAATTCATCGACTCTTACAATATCGTCAATGATATGTCCTTCGTCACCTTTAAAGCCACCAAACTCATTTCCATAATAGGTGTAGTTAAACCCTAAATCTGCATAATGATGCTCATGATTTTTGTCAGACCAGCGATCAAAGTTGAAGATAACAGCATCTGCGTTAAATTCTGTTCCATCGTGGAAGGTGACTCCCTCACGTAGGTGCAAGCGATAACGTAATCCATCATCTAAAATCTCAAAATCATGGGCTAGCCCTTCTTGAATTTCAAAGGAATCGTCAGCAAATTCTAATAAGGATTCAAAAATCTGACGTGTAACCCTTGAAACCTCACCGTCTGTAGTTGTTGGTGGATCAAGGTTTGTAGAGTCTGCACCACGAGCGAAAATTAAAGTTTTAGGAGCAGAGGATTCACTGGTATTCGTATTCGTATTCGTATTCGTATCCGTATTTTCCGAATCTTGTCCCCCATCCTCACTATCTGCCGGAGCTGAAGAATTTCCTCCACAGGCTGCCAGAGCAACCACTACAGCCAGCATAAGAATGAAAAATAGTAATGACTTTTTACGCATTTGTTTTCCCCCTTAAGGTAATCTTAGTTTTCTCTCCTCGATCATGTTGTTTTGAT encodes:
- the nikC gene encoding nickel transporter permease — protein: MATVHIDPASTPQPKQDMEKASSPWRDAYRSLKKNKLALIGAGIILFFVLVAITAPLLSSYTYDKQEMVNRLQPPSNEHWFGTDDFGRDMFTRIAYGARISLWVGFVAVTGAALFGTFLGLLAGYFGRWTDIFISRIFDILLAFPGILLAIAIVAILGPSLENALIAIAIVNIPVFGRLVRSKVLSIKEEEFIMAAKAQGMRHGRIIFQHILPNSLAPIIVQATLGFGTAILEAAALGFLGLGAQPPTPEWGKMLSDSRGFIQNAPWTVLFPGMSIMLLVLGFNLIGDGLRDALDPKMKN
- a CDS encoding ABC transporter permease; this encodes MLAYTVRRILMLLPVLFGMTIITFAIIYFIPGNPALTILGDQATPQAIEEFEQNLGLNKPLYEQYGLYVKGLLQGDLGDSLRSRKAIAEEIKPFIAATVELTMFSMLFAIIVGVNAGIISAWKQNSIFDYVCMIIALIGVSMPIFWLGLMEQWVFAQELGWLPAFGRENARDPITSVTHFNLIDSLLSGRFDQFQVALKHLILPGVALGTIPMAIIARMTRSSMLEVLRSDYIRTAKSKGAHQFLVIYKHGLRNAMIPVLTVVGLQMGSLLGGAILTETIFAWPGLGRYIYEAIMFRDYPVIQSGILVVAFIFVVINLIVDLLYSYIDPRINYK
- a CDS encoding ABC transporter substrate-binding protein encodes the protein MRKKSLLFFILMLAVVVALAACGGNSSAPADSEDGGQDSENTDTNTNTNTNTSESSAPKTLIFARGADSTNLDPPTTTDGEVSRVTRQIFESLLEFADDSFEIQEGLAHDFEILDDGLRYRLHLREGVTFHDGTEFNADAVIFNFDRWSDKNHEHHYADLGFNYTYYGNEFGGFKGDEGHIIDDIVRVDEFTIEFVLNKKNAGFLKKLAMSAFSIASPQSFADYGSDVIENPVGTGPFVFRDWKKNESITLDKNPNYWKQGQPILDTVIFQVIPDNSARLTALRSGDIDLMDGLNPDDVSSVESDANLTLYERLPNNVGYLGFNTEKEPFTDPKVRIALNHAVNKEALIVGLYGNLAETAKNPLPPGYLGYNDSIEEYAYDPERAKELLAEAGYPDGFEFDLWTMPVARPYMPDPQKAAEALQADFANVGLKANIVTREWATYQEELVQGLQDVFMLGWSGTNGDPDYFVNNLLSISAIPGGNRTFYRNEVVSDLFTRAIEEIDEQARDDMYQEALEIIHNEAPWIPLVHNRPVLASSSNVLNYVPHPSTSESLANVDLAN